Part of the Notamacropus eugenii isolate mMacEug1 chromosome 5, mMacEug1.pri_v2, whole genome shotgun sequence genome is shown below.
ctcagaaGCTAAGCTATTCCAATATCCCATATGATGTCACATAAACAACAAATtagtttaaaataataatttttaaaagtgttcctaacttcttttttctccactcaaggaaatcaagtcaaatcaacaaaggCTCTTTAAGACCTTAGTATGTGCCTGTGGAAAATACTGGCTATTTATTCAGTACATCTTATTTCTCCTATTAAAAGCTGACAGTGTCCCCATAAACTGTCAGAGCACTGATAAAATGGCAGGGAAGAGAGGGGTCATCTTGTGACTGTCTCAgaacttctcttttctctctatactactatacttatcagctcccatgagttcagttatcatctctgtccagatgattcccagatataTCTAGTTGTTGGCTCCCAAGTCCTAGTCTGATATTGCCAATTGCTTAAAGGGAACTTCAAAATGCTTgtcccagagccatctgaaactTAATATGTACAAAACAATGCATCTTTCCCCTGAAACCTTCCCCCTTCTATATTTCCCTATTACTCCTGAAGCTGTCACCTTCACttcagtcactcaggttcacaataTTGCTGCCTTGTATGGACCTAGTTATTCacatgctgtcttccccattaggatATTATCCCTTTCAGggcaatttctctctctctcctctctctctctctttctctctctctctctctctctctctctctctctctctctctctctctctctctctctctctctctctctctctctctctctccccctcccctctctctctccctccctccctccctctaactCTATAGGGGATGGAGAGCTGCTCTTAAGAGTCACAGAGATCTGAGTCCAATGCTCCCTCGGACACATACTATGTATAGGgctctgaacaaatcactttacctctgagTACCCCATAAATTGTAGGACACTTGAGAAACTGCTATGGCAGGACTTTTTCCAAGGAGAGCTGTCTaaaccagtaaaatcacaggtctatgcTTCTCCCTAACACAGTTACCCACTTGATTAAAATgtagtttggttaaaaaaatcaaataaaaacctAAAACCCTGAAGAGCACAATGAGGAAGTATAAACAGATCCTTTGTGATTTATAATCCCAGATCTCTTAACAGGAAGAACAATCTGTCTTTTTCATATATTAAACTCACCTTGTTCAGTAGAGGGAACAACTTTTGATAACATGGACCGGAGAACAGACAACGGCAtgaaggtaaagaggaaagggatCCTGACTGGGGGGGAAAATCattaaaagtcatttatttattaagaaaaCAGATCAATGTTTAACTAAatatcaaaccaaaccaaactcttattcccttccccttccaaaaGCATCTCATTCTGCAGACCTCAAGGACTGAATTGACTTAGACAATTGTAAATCTCTGGTgtataattaaaaacaaacttcCCTCTTGCACCCTACCAACCATACTGTATGGTTTATTTCAGAACTGTTTGTCATTCCATTGAAATCAGTGTATACTTTAAGCATAAGAATCAATCAGAAGCATCTATTAAGAACTTACCTACCACATGCCTGGCATTATGCTTGTTAGtctggtttgaaaaaaaaatacatctaacAGTCACTTGTTAACTTTCAtgttaaaataaacaataaacaacccctcacttgacagatgaggaacctgagtaTCAGGGAAGCTAggtaacttggccaaggtcatccaGATAATAAGCAGCAGACAAAGCTGTGATTTGAATGTAGGTCCACTGACTCTAAATCTtgggctctttctactgtaccagaTGGCTTCCTAATCATTACTATTTTATGCATCAGCTATGATATGTATAAATATTGATGCAACCATATATTTGTCCTTATGTACAGTATGCAAGAAAttttgaaatagtttttttttgcttacacatttgttaattgatttttaGACATAAGGCATGTAACTGATTTAGTTTTGGTTCTGCAAAACACTGGAATAGGAATTTTGGAACAAACTCTTATTGGCATGGACTGATCTACAAGGATTCCAAAACAATTCTTGAAAGTTTGAGGCCTGAATGTAAATCAAGATTAGTTCATGTATTTAaatttcttcagttaatcctcTTTCAGTAGATCAACTGATGATGAATTGGGTgtaatcttttctttcttaaattttggTTTAGCATAAGCCTCCCTCAGCTAACAGATTTGTTTGTCAATCTACTGGTAAAAtctggtttcatttattttatttgcttttttctcttgAGGTATGATTCCCAGGAACCACTGGCATTTTAAATGCCATCCTTACTATACAGATAGTGGGCATCTTATAATAAAAGTTTTCTGAATAGAGCACCGACTCTAgcgtcaggatgacctgagttcaaatgtggcctcagacacttgacacacactggctgtgtgaccttggaaaattcacttaaccccgattgcctcacttccccccttcaaaaaaaaaagtttcccctTTCAGTGTGATTGCATCAAAGGGTTAAGTTTTGAACTCACCTAACAACATCATCAGTGTTGTTTTGGCAAAAACAGCCAATGCCATTCCTCCAGTCGTGGTAAAAATTCCGATGAAAACAATGTAAACATCTCTAAGACAGTAAGAAAAAATCCATATCCCTAGAAAACTAGTCAAGAAAGATATGCTTGCTAAGGATGAGCCATATCCTATGAAGACTTCATTCCAGCAGAGAGGCGAATTCAGCTCATAAAGGATAAATATAGGAGATGAACCTATTACTACAAAGAAATAAGTCATCATTGTAAAAAGGAGCAAACAGAGCAAAGTCCTTTGTTTGCCAGGAACATTTTTAAACAGCATATAAgctctcaaaaataattttttaaagtttttactCCATGACATGGAAGAATCCCATGATGAAGATACACTAATAGGGTCCTCAAGAAAAAATACGATATATGCCAAGTTAACAGCTAGAGCCAGTGAAGTAATAAAATAAGACCATGTGAAACCAAGCTCTTTGATGAAGTAGCCAGAAGACAGTCCCGTCAATCCAGTAACAAGTCCGAGTATCAAGTCAATGATGGCTATCCGTatagttttctgtttctcttctttaCATTGGTCAACTATGTAAGCAAAGCATCCTCCCAGAAAGGTTGTTGAATTGCCACAGAATGCACTGATTAAGGTGGATGCTATCAGAAGTTGGATAGGTAAGCCCAAATATGAGAGCAAACAGAGCCAAATGCTGCTTGCAAGAGCACCTATAGAAGACAAAATCAGAGGTCCTTTGCGTCCTTTTTGATCACTGCTGGATAAAAGAATGAAGGTCACCACAATGCCAGGAATCAATCCACTTAAGTCCATCTGAAGACTAAAAAGGGAGGCTTTTTTTTGGACTtcctacaaagaagaaaaaagaaatccatatAATTATGTGATCAATCAATATAATTAGCATACTTAAAAACTTAAAGGATCCATCATCTCATTCCCTTGGACTAATGCAAATGACAGCCTCTTAGTTGACAATCTGACAGATTTCTATGGCCAAAAAGCTCATCACCTGGTGGCCAACTGCTGATAAGGATCCTTTCTGAATCTCTGAGTCTGGGACTCAGAGGGCAGACACAGGGAGAGTTATTTGAACCTTTCCAATGTGAAAGGCGCTAGGTCAAAAAGCAATCAACcaatactgtgtgccaggtactaccaATATATACAAACAACTAGGTACATGCAAGATATATAAAGAGTAGTTGGAAAGTAATCTCtgaggggaaggcactagtaatGGGGTAGGAGAGTAGGGGGCCAGGAAAAGTCTCCTGttagaaagtgagatttgagctgttttgaaggaagccagagaaatcaGGAGGTATGAGAGAGGACGAAAAGCATTACAggcattacattacattacaacATGCTACATTATCATAGTTCCTAAAAACCTGTGATCCTATCCATGACATAATGAGGTATTGGATGAGTGTTTTTAGTAAAGAAGCATTAATACAagtcaataaaatatatattgagaGCTTTAGAAAGGATAAAATCAGCAGAGCTTCCTGGAGATTGAATTTGAATGGAGGTTAGAAAAACTTTTACCCACAAATTAGCTTCAATCTCTGCCTTAATTGATATGGGTTACATATAGAAGTGGTTtgtgttttgttccttttttgtgtgtagtttggttggggtttttttggctttgttttgtccAGACCTATGAGAACATTAGTATAGGGGATTCCTTTGTACATCAACAACTCTTACACATGGCTTTgagagtgacttgccccaggtcctATAACCAGGATGTCTCAGAgtaggtcctctgaatccaagtGTCCTTGACGCTGAGGCAGGTTATCTACTACACAAAAATACTTCTCTGAAGAGGGTAATATGCCAATAATTATGGAAATACCACTTAGCTTTGAAGGTTTTTCATggcaatataaaaattttaaatatgctaAATAAGGCCCTTACTCAATGTAaatgggtatgtgtgtgtttatcagTTTAAGGAAAAATGCAGATATTGGAGGACAAGCAAAGATAAGTAGAACAAAACCAGAGACATACAGAGAACCAGAGGCAGAAGGAGAAAGATCAAGAGGCCCAGGGACAGAGAATCAGGCTGAGACTTAGAAAAGAACAGAGAAGTACAGACACATTTAAGACAGACACACTGACAGATATGgaaaggacacacacacagaaataaagaatatataaaaaagatGTTTTTGCCAGTCTTCCCAAATATTGATAATAAAAACATTATGAAGGGGAAAAATTTCAAGGTATATGTTAGCCACAACTGAAAGCCCTACACTAGCTGACCAGGACTACGCAGAAGAATTTCCAAGCTAGTAAGAATCTTCAAAATTGAATGACAAAGTCGGTGGCACTGGTTTCTAAGGTAGCCGAAGCCAGCTTTATCGTTCTGTCAGCAGGTCTTTCTGTGGGAAGAACCAGCAATCTACATACCTGTGCTAGGGAAAAATGGAGTAGGCCTAATTAACAGGAGTTTCTCATCTTATCAGTCTTCCATGGATAAGCAACTAGAGGAAAGCCTGCCTATAGGAGGGGTTGGGGTTCtgctttggtttttcttttattactgaAACTACTGGAGTAGGAAGGGGATGCAGGCAGAATGTAATATGACAAGTCTAAGTGGGAGAAgttggaagagaggaagaaaaaagaaagagagaaaaagaagacatttttataatacctactatgtgccaggcattgtgataagagcttgaaaatgattatttcatttgatcctgacaagaGCCCTGGGAGGGCTTTCCTAACTTCAAACCTCCCCAACACAACTGtccagcacagtgcttgacacgtAGCAGGGACTCAGTCAATGCTTGCTGAATAAAACTGAGGTGTCATCTAATATAGTAGTGAGCACTATTATAACTTTCTTTATAAACCAGCTTGCTATTCACaaactttaaataataaaaagttcCCATCTAAGATTCCATATAGATGATATTCAGGAAACAAGCCAGACAGATGATACAAAAATAATCATGGTAACTCCCATTTATGGAGTGTTTCAAGGTTTCACAGTATGTTTCATGTGCATTGTTGCTTCTGCGCAACGCTGAGATGAAGGTGctagtattatcttcattttacataggaggaaactaaggatcCAAGA
Proteins encoded:
- the SLC46A3 gene encoding lysosomal proton-coupled steroid conjugate and bile acid symporter SLC46A3, whose amino-acid sequence is MKKILFIEPAIFLSAFALSLTSPLTTQYIYQRIWKETSNYSYIDHNNISECEANKSNPIYEIQKEVQKKASLFSLQMDLSGLIPGIVVTFILLSSSDQKGRKGPLILSSIGALASSIWLCLLSYLGLPIQLLIASTLISAFCGNSTTFLGGCFAYIVDQCKEEKQKTIRIAIIDLILGLVTGLTGLSSGYFIKELGFTWSYFITSLALAVNLAYIVFFLEDPISVSSSWDSSMSWSKNFKKLFLRAYMLFKNVPGKQRTLLCLLLFTMMTYFFVVIGSSPIFILYELNSPLCWNEVFIGYGSSLASISFLTSFLGIWIFSYCLRDVYIVFIGIFTTTGGMALAVFAKTTLMMLLVRIPFLFTFMPLSVLRSMLSKVVPSTEQGTLFACIAFLETLVGVIAVSAFNGIYSATVAWFSGFTFMLSAGLLLIPAISLCVIMCTRWDEEDRAPLIQEESRDDNVIN